The region AATGTCGCCCTCCATAGCCTTGGACGAGTCGGCAAATTTAACCGCAGAGAGATTTTTTTCGTCGATTTTGATGATCGCAAGGTCGGTTTTAGGGTCGGTGCCGATTACCTTGGCTTTATATTCCTTATCGCCTTCTAATAGCGTAACTACGATTTCGTCGGCATTTTCTATTACGTGATTATTTGTGACAATATAGCCGTCTTCGGAGATGATAACGCCAGAGCCTAGCGAGCTTCCCTCGCGCTCCTGCTGTTGCGGAATGTCAAAGTCGAAAAATTGCTTAAAAAACGGATCGTCAAACATCTGCGACATCGGGCTATTGCCCGCTTTGATCTTGGTTTTAGTTGCAATATTGACGACGGATTTTTTTACGTCCGCAAGCGAGCTGTGATATGAAAGCACCACGTCTTGATTAAAGCCAGGATTTACGCGCTCATAATTGCTTGGAGCTTCTTTAATGTCGATACTGGCGCCAAAAAGCGCACCTGCTAAAGCTATCGATATGATGATCGATTTTTTCATTTTTGCTTCCTTTGTGATAATGAAATTTTGGCGGAATTATAAATTTTGTCCGCTAATATATTCTTAATGCAAAATTAAAATTTATAAATAGAATTTAGCAAACTTGATTGACACTCACTAAAGTTTTATGATATAATCTACATAAATTTTAAGATTTTAAGGATTAAAATGGCAAGCACAAGCAGTTTATACGAAACCTTAGGCGTAGATAAATCAGCAAGCGCCGAGGAGATTAAAAAAGCTTACCGCAGGTTAGCTCGCAAGTATCACCCGGATATCAATAAAGAACCAGGAGCTGAGGATAAATTTAAAGAGATTAACGCTGCGTATGAAATTTTAAGCGACGAGAAAAAGCGCGCGCAGTACGACCGCCATGGCGATGAGATGTTCGGCGGGCAGAATTTTCACGATTTCGCGCAGGGTTCGGCAAACATGGGCGATCTAAACGACATCCTAAACAGCATTTTCGGCGGCTCCTTCGGCGCAAAAAGCGCAGGCTCGCGCGGCGGATTTAGTTTCAGCTCTTTCGGTGGTGGCGAGGGTTTTAGTGGCTTTAGCGGCAGTAGTTTCGGTAGCGGATTTGGCGGCGTGCAGAGCCTAGATACGCACAGCTCGATTGAAATTCCTTTTGAAACCGCGATACAAGGTGGCGAGATGAGCGTGCGCGTAAGTGGCGAGACGATTAAATTTAAAGTACCCGCGGGCATCAATGCGGGCGAGAAGCTGCGCATAAGGGGCAAGGGACAAAAATCAGGCGCTCAAAGCGGCGATCTGATTTTAGAGATAAAAATCGCGCCAAGTACCGAGTATAGCCGCGAAGGCGACGATCTTTTCAAAAAGATTGACATTCCTTTGAAAACGGCGATGTTTGGCGGAAAGGTAGAAATTTCGACGCCAAGCAAAAGCGCAACGATAAAGATCGCAAAAAATACCAAAAACGGGCAGAAATACCGCTTAAAAGGCTATGGCGTGCAAAACCGCAAGAGTAAAATTTTAGGCGATCTATACGCGGTGGTAAATGTCATTTTGCCAGACGTCGATTCGCTGGGCGAGGACATCAAAGCCGCACTGCAAAAGCTATAAGGAGGCATCAAAATGCATGATTACGATGAGCCGGTTTATCTCATATCGATAGTCTCGAAGGTCCTAGATATCCATCCGCAGACGCTGCGGCAATATGAGCGCGAAGGACTCGTAAGCCCGGGGCGCACGGAGGGCAAGATGCGCCTGTACTCGGCACATGATATGGATCGCATACGCATGATTTTAAACCTTACAAAGGAGCTAGGCGTCAATCTTGCGGGCGTGGACGTGATCTTTCGCCTGCAAGAAAGGATCGCCGAGTATGAGCGCGAGATCGAGGAGCTGCGGGCTAGAATTTTAGAGCTTGGCGGAGAGACAGATTAAGGTTTTCGAGATAAAGATTTTAAAGCTCAGCAAAAATCGGATCTTGGCGCTATAAGCTGAAATTTTAATGCTATCAAAAAGCAAGATCACCTCGCAAGCGTAGATTCAAGCGATAAATTTTGATTTTCAGAGAGGATTTGTGGGCGCGTTAAATTTCGCGTCAAATTTAAAGTCGCGCCAAACAAACCTGGGTAAATTTTCTTGCGATTAAATTTAAAAGCCGTCTTATATAATTTAGCTTTAAAATTTAAAATTCCAAGCCGCGTTAGATTTTAAAATTTTGTCGCGAGCCTCTAAATTTAGCGATAAAGTGCGACATAATTTCTCTATTTTTAAGCGGGATTTTAGTAAAATCACATTATAAAATTTACCCGTAAATTTATATAAAAGATAAAATTTCATCGATTATCGCCTCCGGTAAATGGTCGCGGATATGTAAAATTTACAATAAATTTAGCGCTAAATTTTACGTATAATCTTACAAAAAAGGGAGTTAATGGAGCTTGTTATAGAGCTATTTCTTGCGATCACGGCGCTTGCGATAGTGCTAAATATCGTCTTTAAAATTTTTGAAATTCCCACCATCATCGGCTATATCGTCGCGGGCGTGTGCTTTTCGCAGATCTATAGCTTAAGCAGTGTCGAAAACGCCCATATGTCTGAGCTGGCGGAATTTGGCATCGTCTTTTTGATGTTTACCATCGGGCTTGAGTTTAGCTTCCATCACCTGATGAGTATGAAAAAGGACGTGTTTTTTAATGGCATACTCCAAGTACTCGGCACCGGTATTATTCTAGCGCTCATCATCGATCAAGCTTTCGGCGGAAACATAAAAACGGTGATGATTATCGGGCTTGCGCTCGCGCTTAGTTCTACGGCGATCGTGCTAAAAACGCTCAACGAAACAGGCGAAATCAACCAAAACTACGGGCGCAAGGTGCTTGGGATCCTGCTCTTTCAAGACCTCGCTGTCATTCCCATTTTACTGATGTTTGACATATTCGGCTCGACTGACAATACCCCCGTGAACTATCTAATCTTAAAAACCGCCGTAAGCGCCGCCATAGTGGTAGTGATCCTTTTCGTGCTCGGTAAATTTGCTTTTAACCGCTTCCTCTACTACGTCGTAAGGACAAATTCTAAAGAAATTTTCATCGCGACCATCCTTTTTACCGTCGTGGGGGCTAGCTTTTTGGCGCATGTTTTTGGCTTTTCATACACGCTGGGCGCATTCATCGCGGGTATGCTCATCGCAGAAACCGAGTATAAACACGAGATAGAGGCCGATCTGACACCGTTTCGAGACATACTGCTGGGACTTTTTTTTATCACGATTGGCATGCAGATAAATTTTGAAGTCATCGTCTCGCACTATGGGCTAATCCTGCTCGCTATTATCGTTATAATGGCGCTTAAAACGGTAGTGATTTACGCG is a window of uncultured Campylobacter sp. DNA encoding:
- a CDS encoding cation:proton antiporter; this translates as MELVIELFLAITALAIVLNIVFKIFEIPTIIGYIVAGVCFSQIYSLSSVENAHMSELAEFGIVFLMFTIGLEFSFHHLMSMKKDVFFNGILQVLGTGIILALIIDQAFGGNIKTVMIIGLALALSSTAIVLKTLNETGEINQNYGRKVLGILLFQDLAVIPILLMFDIFGSTDNTPVNYLILKTAVSAAIVVVILFVLGKFAFNRFLYYVVRTNSKEIFIATILFTVVGASFLAHVFGFSYTLGAFIAGMLIAETEYKHEIEADLTPFRDILLGLFFITIGMQINFEVIVSHYGLILLAIIVIMALKTVVIYAILFLSTGKRIALKAALSLCQIGEFALAIFSLLMSRDMLSKENGQILITVVTATMILTPFILKNLNKIANRFESKVEKLEDEEHKTQIPPMKNHIIVAGYGRIGQEVVLRLKDQGLLYVVAESDLELVDLGKSRGENIYFVNIMQKTAIDELHARDASVIILTIANQQKLDIVAKMLNGSNLKANIIVMHTGADPQSELQSEYGENFIFVKKERVVANALLQEALKCKLTQ
- a CDS encoding helix-turn-helix transcriptional regulator, translated to MHDYDEPVYLISIVSKVLDIHPQTLRQYEREGLVSPGRTEGKMRLYSAHDMDRIRMILNLTKELGVNLAGVDVIFRLQERIAEYEREIEELRARILELGGETD
- a CDS encoding DnaJ C-terminal domain-containing protein, whose protein sequence is MASTSSLYETLGVDKSASAEEIKKAYRRLARKYHPDINKEPGAEDKFKEINAAYEILSDEKKRAQYDRHGDEMFGGQNFHDFAQGSANMGDLNDILNSIFGGSFGAKSAGSRGGFSFSSFGGGEGFSGFSGSSFGSGFGGVQSLDTHSSIEIPFETAIQGGEMSVRVSGETIKFKVPAGINAGEKLRIRGKGQKSGAQSGDLILEIKIAPSTEYSREGDDLFKKIDIPLKTAMFGGKVEISTPSKSATIKIAKNTKNGQKYRLKGYGVQNRKSKILGDLYAVVNVILPDVDSLGEDIKAALQKL